From Pseudomonas sp. CCI4.2, one genomic window encodes:
- a CDS encoding response regulator transcription factor — MIRVLVAEDHAIVREGLKQLIGLAKDLVVVGEASNGEQLLEALRHVECEVVLLDISMPGVNGLEAIPRIRALNNPPAILVLSMHDEAQMAARALKVGAAGYATKDSDPALLLTAIRRVAAGGRYIDPDLADRMVFEVGLTDNRPLHSLLSEREFSVFERLAQGANVNDIAQQLALSSKTISTHKARLMQKLHITSLADLVKYALEHKLL; from the coding sequence GTGATCCGTGTATTAGTAGCCGAAGACCATGCCATCGTCCGCGAAGGGCTCAAACAGCTGATCGGGTTGGCGAAGGACTTGGTGGTCGTGGGCGAGGCCAGCAACGGCGAACAGTTGTTGGAAGCTTTGCGCCATGTGGAATGCGAAGTGGTGCTGCTGGATATTTCAATGCCCGGCGTCAACGGCCTCGAAGCCATCCCACGGATCCGTGCGCTCAACAATCCGCCGGCGATTTTGGTGCTGTCGATGCACGATGAAGCACAGATGGCGGCGCGAGCACTGAAAGTTGGTGCTGCCGGTTATGCCACCAAAGACAGCGACCCCGCGTTGCTGCTGACGGCCATTCGCCGGGTCGCTGCCGGTGGGCGATACATCGATCCAGACCTTGCGGACCGCATGGTCTTCGAAGTCGGCCTGACCGATAACCGACCGTTGCACTCGTTATTGTCGGAGCGCGAGTTCTCAGTGTTCGAACGTCTAGCCCAAGGCGCCAACGTCAATGACATCGCCCAGCAACTGGCCCTGAGCAGCAAAACCATCAGCACCCACAAAGCGCGGTTGATGCAGAAGCTGCACATCACGTCGTTGGCTGATTTGGTGAAATATGCGCTGGAGCATAAGTTGTTGTAA
- a CDS encoding alpha/beta hydrolase family protein, with product MSYTFRASLPTLCLALILPCALPVMAASPAPDKDSATKTAPPPERQLLLERSQEDAAALQRQLPPAEVQQLQAGDETFLALWKPANIDQPKGAVIIIPGADESADWPQVVGPLRRRFPDEGWGSLSLTLPDAPNSGSLPRVEETVATAPAKDAKVVAAPKSAEPENTAEADAAASVARAAAADEQAKAEAERIFARIESGVAYAQQQKARSIVLLGHGSGAYWAARFLGERPSPLIQKLILVSAQEPLNAKPPLSELATTLKVKTADFVYKDFAQNLDAAQQRLQASKRSKNINYTQVALTTLPGDNAAQQEQLFRRVRGWLEPK from the coding sequence ATGTCCTACACCTTTCGCGCATCGCTTCCTACATTGTGCTTGGCGCTGATTCTACCGTGCGCTCTGCCCGTGATGGCGGCTAGTCCAGCACCCGACAAAGATTCGGCCACTAAAACCGCGCCGCCGCCGGAACGTCAACTGCTGCTTGAGCGCAGCCAGGAGGACGCGGCAGCCCTGCAACGGCAACTTCCGCCAGCAGAGGTGCAGCAATTACAAGCGGGTGACGAGACTTTTCTAGCCTTGTGGAAACCGGCCAACATCGATCAGCCCAAGGGCGCGGTGATTATCATCCCCGGTGCAGACGAGTCAGCCGATTGGCCCCAAGTAGTCGGCCCATTGCGACGCAGATTTCCTGATGAAGGCTGGGGTAGCTTAAGCCTCACACTCCCAGATGCACCAAACAGCGGCAGTTTGCCGCGGGTTGAGGAGACCGTAGCTACGGCACCGGCTAAAGACGCCAAAGTGGTCGCAGCGCCAAAAAGTGCGGAACCCGAGAACACTGCCGAAGCCGATGCGGCTGCGAGCGTGGCCCGTGCGGCGGCGGCGGATGAGCAGGCCAAGGCCGAAGCAGAGCGGATTTTCGCCCGCATCGAAAGTGGCGTCGCGTACGCACAACAGCAAAAAGCGCGCAGCATTGTGTTGCTCGGGCATGGCAGCGGGGCTTATTGGGCTGCCCGTTTCTTGGGTGAACGGCCTTCGCCGCTGATACAAAAACTGATATTGGTCTCAGCGCAAGAGCCTCTGAACGCCAAGCCACCCTTGAGCGAGTTGGCGACCACGCTCAAAGTCAAAACCGCTGATTTCGTCTACAAGGATTTCGCGCAAAACCTTGATGCCGCGCAGCAACGCCTACAGGCGAGCAAACGCTCGAAAAACATCAACTATACCCAAGTAGCCCTGACCACACTGCCGGGAGATAACGCAGCACAACAGGAGCAACTGTTCCGCCGCGTTCGGGGATGGTTGGAGCCTAAATAA
- a CDS encoding TerB family tellurite resistance protein — protein sequence MLWPSTVIGAGAGFAIASIPGALLGALLGQALDRRLALHSWAHLRQRLGGRAVPRDDELLFILLGRLAKNDGRVVDGHIQQAREEMRRMDLSEPAQQRAILAFNRGKKGRDRLHSYLRRLKTQPHAAEGLLRACWRMAWADGKVSREERELIVLWGKWLGWTAIKVQALASEYDPLKKPLAVSVDAYQEALRLLGVEADAEPAQIKHAYRRLLSRHHPDKAAGNGADVVQVREATDRTQELHQAYTLIRERRDFR from the coding sequence ATGCTGTGGCCAAGTACCGTGATCGGTGCGGGTGCCGGGTTTGCCATTGCCAGTATTCCGGGAGCGCTGCTCGGTGCGCTGCTCGGTCAGGCGTTGGACCGACGTTTGGCGCTGCACAGTTGGGCCCATTTGCGTCAGCGCCTAGGGGGCCGCGCTGTACCCCGTGATGACGAGCTGCTGTTCATTCTGCTCGGTCGTTTGGCGAAGAACGATGGTCGGGTTGTCGATGGTCACATTCAGCAGGCGCGCGAAGAAATGCGTCGAATGGACTTGAGTGAACCGGCTCAGCAGCGTGCAATTCTAGCGTTCAATCGCGGCAAAAAAGGACGTGACCGGCTACACAGCTATTTGCGCCGACTGAAAACCCAGCCGCATGCGGCCGAAGGATTATTGCGTGCGTGCTGGCGCATGGCCTGGGCCGACGGCAAGGTTTCGCGGGAGGAGCGCGAGTTGATTGTGCTGTGGGGCAAGTGGCTAGGCTGGACGGCAATAAAAGTTCAAGCACTGGCCAGCGAATACGACCCGCTGAAAAAGCCGCTCGCCGTCAGCGTTGACGCTTATCAAGAAGCGCTGCGTTTGCTGGGCGTGGAGGCGGATGCGGAGCCTGCTCAGATCAAGCATGCTTACAGACGCCTACTCAGTCGCCATCATCCCGACAAAGCTGCAGGCAATGGTGCCGATGTTGTGCAGGTAAGAGAGGCGACCGACAGAACTCAAGAGTTGCACCAGGCCTATACCTTGATTCGTGAGCGGCGGGACTTTCGGTAG
- a CDS encoding ABC transporter ATP-binding protein, with the protein MSDVDSSAGLSDVLVSFRGVQKSYDGENLIVKDLNLEIRKGEFLTLLGPSGSGKTTSLMMLAGFETPTAGEIKLAGRAINNVPPHKRDIGMVFQNYALFPHMTVSENLAFPLSVRGFNKSDLSDRVKRALSMVQLDAFAHRYPAQLSGGQQQRVALARALVFEPQLVLMDEPLGALDKQLREHMQMEIKHLHQRLGVTVVYVTHDQGEALTMSDRVAVFHQGEIQQIAPPRTLYEEPKNTFVANFIGENNRLNGHLVSRSGDRCVVTLARGEKVEALAVNVGEIGDPVTLSVRPERVRVNGHSENCVNRFSGRVAEFIYLGDHVRVRLEVAGKTDFFVKQPVAELDPGLTVGDVVPIGWQIEHVRALDPLLEAL; encoded by the coding sequence ATGAGCGACGTCGATTCAAGCGCTGGGTTGAGTGATGTTCTGGTCAGCTTCCGTGGAGTACAGAAAAGCTACGACGGCGAAAACCTGATCGTCAAAGACCTCAATCTGGAAATTCGTAAAGGCGAGTTCCTCACGCTGCTCGGGCCTTCCGGGTCCGGCAAAACCACCAGCCTGATGATGTTGGCTGGTTTTGAAACGCCCACTGCGGGCGAAATCAAACTGGCGGGGCGTGCGATCAACAACGTTCCGCCACACAAACGCGACATCGGCATGGTGTTCCAGAACTACGCGCTGTTTCCACACATGACGGTTTCGGAGAACCTCGCGTTCCCGTTGTCGGTGCGTGGATTTAACAAGTCTGATCTGAGTGATCGGGTCAAGCGCGCCTTGAGCATGGTCCAACTCGACGCCTTCGCCCATCGTTACCCGGCGCAGCTTTCCGGTGGTCAACAACAGCGTGTCGCGTTGGCCCGTGCGTTGGTGTTTGAACCGCAGTTGGTGCTGATGGATGAGCCGTTGGGTGCCTTGGATAAGCAACTGCGTGAACACATGCAGATGGAAATCAAGCACCTTCACCAGCGTCTCGGCGTCACCGTGGTTTACGTGACCCACGACCAAGGCGAAGCGCTGACCATGTCGGACCGGGTGGCGGTATTCCATCAGGGTGAAATCCAGCAAATCGCACCGCCCCGCACGCTCTATGAAGAGCCGAAAAACACTTTTGTTGCTAACTTCATTGGCGAAAACAATCGGCTCAACGGCCACTTGGTCAGCCGTTCCGGTGATCGCTGCGTCGTGACCCTGGCCCGTGGCGAGAAGGTCGAAGCGTTGGCGGTCAATGTCGGCGAAATCGGTGATCCGGTGACCTTGTCGGTGCGCCCTGAGCGTGTCCGCGTGAACGGCCACAGTGAAAACTGCGTAAACCGATTCTCTGGCCGCGTCGCGGAATTCATTTATCTGGGCGACCACGTTCGTGTGCGTTTGGAAGTTGCAGGAAAAACAGACTTCTTCGTTAAGCAGCCAGTCGCGGAACTCGATCCGGGGCTGACTGTGGGCGATGTTGTGCCAATTGGATGGCAGATCGAGCACGTTCGCGCACTCGATCCTTTGCTGGAAGCGCTTTAA
- a CDS encoding PAS domain S-box protein produces MSLLMTGLPFLVHAAPPPVGAAAVLSPEQRAWLDQRGQLRIGLVLQAPYAQVDKRLQLLSGANVDLMKALEKTLQVELLWRNYPDQAALDAALEQGAVDLAPGLTQTPAGLRLWLFSDPYMRVPNLIVGERSGGGGVDLEKLDNRDRVAVRMPSLVADYLRSTYTHLNLQGVPQERQALQLLLSQQAKYAVVDEAQLSRLSVEPDFIGLAVVGDIGLPQLLRVASRKDWPELAGIVTAALHAIPARDLEQLHSRWMQPKYPRLSESPGFWQNLTLLVTVLFLACFAIVIWQRRQQHALEHSLGAAREDIARRQASEKALRLTQFSIDQSTVGILWVNWDSHVRYANHAAEAMLGYAVGGVVDRPLIDFEPGLHMDRWLNLWKRARSTEESPQSFETNCICADGSFLPVDVSLSFMRFRDAEYLVVFLTDVTDRRRAVAALQESEARLQGIAANVPGLVFRLERAQVGGEPEFAYISEGSETLVGYAPAALRHPSMGLRSLVHPDDRVGYHVVQDRSLDSDSDWSWQGRILTREGDERWAEIKAIARRLDDDRMVWDGIVWDITDSKLIELQLASSREQLRELSAHLESVREEEKARIAREVHDELGQMLTVLKLETSMCELAYADLDPGLHDRLNSMKRLISQLFQLVRDVATALRPPILDAGIASAIEWQARRFEARTQIPCLVEVPDNLPALSDAKAIGLFRILQEALTNVMRHAEAHTVELSLTLEDGVLCMTVADDGRGFVPGQGRPTSFGVVGMRERVLMLGGTLQLESESGEGTTLRAYIPLAVELSKTVGQEREQ; encoded by the coding sequence ATGAGTCTACTCATGACGGGCCTGCCGTTTCTGGTTCATGCCGCGCCCCCGCCGGTTGGGGCCGCTGCGGTATTGAGCCCGGAGCAACGTGCCTGGCTCGATCAGCGAGGTCAGTTGCGCATTGGGCTGGTGTTGCAAGCGCCCTATGCTCAGGTGGATAAGCGACTGCAGTTATTGTCCGGTGCCAACGTCGACCTGATGAAGGCGCTTGAAAAAACCTTGCAGGTAGAATTGCTGTGGCGCAATTACCCCGATCAAGCGGCGCTGGATGCTGCGCTCGAACAAGGTGCTGTCGATCTGGCGCCCGGTTTGACTCAAACGCCTGCTGGTTTGCGGTTGTGGCTGTTTTCCGACCCTTACATGCGCGTGCCGAATCTGATCGTGGGTGAGCGCAGCGGCGGGGGCGGGGTTGATCTGGAAAAACTCGACAACCGTGATCGGGTGGCGGTACGAATGCCCAGCCTGGTAGCCGACTATCTGCGCAGCACCTACACCCATCTCAACCTGCAGGGTGTTCCGCAGGAGCGTCAAGCGTTGCAGTTGCTGCTGAGCCAACAGGCCAAATACGCCGTAGTCGACGAGGCGCAGCTAAGCCGGCTGTCAGTCGAACCGGATTTTATCGGGCTCGCGGTGGTGGGTGACATTGGCTTGCCCCAGTTGTTGCGCGTCGCGTCGCGTAAAGACTGGCCAGAGTTGGCGGGCATTGTTACGGCCGCCCTGCATGCGATCCCAGCCCGTGACCTTGAACAACTTCACTCGCGCTGGATGCAGCCTAAATACCCCCGTTTGAGCGAGTCTCCCGGCTTTTGGCAAAACCTGACGTTGCTGGTAACCGTCCTGTTCCTCGCCTGCTTTGCGATTGTCATCTGGCAGCGTCGTCAGCAACACGCGTTGGAGCACAGCCTTGGCGCCGCACGTGAAGACATCGCACGGCGTCAAGCCAGCGAAAAAGCCCTGCGCTTGACGCAGTTTTCCATCGACCAAAGCACCGTTGGCATTCTTTGGGTCAATTGGGACAGCCATGTGCGCTACGCCAATCATGCCGCCGAGGCGATGCTGGGGTATGCCGTGGGCGGAGTTGTTGATCGGCCGCTGATCGATTTCGAACCCGGTCTACACATGGACCGTTGGCTGAACCTGTGGAAGCGCGCTCGCTCCACCGAAGAAAGCCCGCAGAGCTTTGAAACCAACTGCATCTGCGCCGACGGCAGCTTTTTGCCGGTTGATGTCTCTCTCAGCTTTATGCGCTTCAGGGACGCCGAATATTTGGTCGTATTCCTCACCGATGTCACCGATCGACGACGTGCCGTGGCGGCGCTGCAGGAAAGCGAAGCTCGGTTGCAGGGCATCGCGGCTAACGTGCCGGGGCTGGTATTTCGCCTGGAACGCGCTCAAGTCGGCGGCGAACCGGAATTCGCCTACATTAGCGAGGGCAGTGAAACCCTAGTGGGTTATGCACCCGCTGCATTGCGTCACCCAAGCATGGGATTGCGCAGTTTGGTGCACCCCGATGACCGGGTCGGTTACCACGTGGTGCAAGATCGATCCTTGGACAGCGACAGCGATTGGTCCTGGCAGGGGCGGATTCTGACCCGGGAGGGTGACGAGCGTTGGGCGGAAATCAAGGCCATCGCTCGCCGCCTGGACGATGACCGGATGGTATGGGATGGCATTGTTTGGGACATTACCGACAGCAAGCTTATCGAGTTGCAGTTGGCCAGCTCCCGCGAGCAGTTGCGCGAGTTGTCGGCGCACTTGGAAAGTGTGCGCGAAGAAGAGAAGGCGAGGATTGCCCGTGAAGTGCATGACGAGCTCGGGCAGATGCTGACCGTGCTCAAGCTGGAAACCTCCATGTGCGAATTGGCCTACGCTGACCTTGATCCTGGCCTGCATGACCGACTGAACAGCATGAAGCGGCTGATATCCCAGCTGTTCCAGTTGGTGCGCGACGTGGCCACCGCATTGCGTCCGCCGATTCTCGACGCAGGCATCGCGTCAGCCATTGAGTGGCAAGCGCGACGGTTCGAAGCCCGAACCCAGATTCCTTGCCTGGTAGAGGTCCCGGACAACCTGCCGGCGCTGAGCGATGCCAAGGCCATCGGCTTGTTTCGTATTCTTCAGGAAGCGCTGACGAACGTGATGCGACATGCCGAGGCACACACGGTTGAGCTGAGCCTGACGCTGGAAGATGGCGTGTTGTGCATGACCGTCGCCGACGATGGGCGCGGTTTTGTACCTGGGCAGGGTAGGCCGACCTCGTTTGGCGTGGTGGGTATGCGAGAGCGGGTGCTGATGCTGGGCGGCACATTGCAGCTAGAGAGCGAGTCGGGTGAGGGCACAACCTTGCGCGCCTATATTCCGCTGGCCGTTGAATTATCTAAAACCGTTGGGCAGGAGCGAGAACAGTGA
- the murU gene encoding N-acetylmuramate alpha-1-phosphate uridylyltransferase MurU, protein MKAMILAAGKGERLRPLTLHTPKPLVRAGDVPLIEYHLRALHAAGFTEVVINHAWLGQQIEDCLGDGERFGLSISYSPEGEPLETGGGIFRALPLLGDKPFLVVNGDIWTDYDFVKLHRPIAGLAHLVLVDNPAHHLSGDFALVEGRVEPSQTAPRLTYSGMAILHPQLFDGCEAGAFKLAPLLRSAMAHDLVSGEHFLGRWVDVGTHERLAEVERLLAVSR, encoded by the coding sequence ATGAAGGCGATGATTCTCGCCGCGGGCAAGGGCGAACGCCTACGCCCGCTGACCCTGCATACGCCCAAGCCGTTGGTGCGTGCCGGGGATGTGCCATTGATTGAATACCACCTGCGGGCCTTGCACGCGGCGGGTTTTACCGAGGTTGTGATAAACCATGCCTGGCTCGGCCAGCAGATCGAGGACTGCCTCGGCGACGGGGAACGGTTTGGACTGAGCATTAGCTATTCGCCAGAAGGCGAGCCGTTGGAAACCGGAGGCGGGATTTTTCGCGCCTTGCCCTTGCTCGGCGACAAGCCGTTTTTGGTCGTCAACGGCGACATCTGGACCGATTACGACTTTGTGAAGTTGCATCGTCCCATTGCCGGGTTGGCGCACTTGGTGCTCGTCGACAATCCCGCACATCACTTGTCCGGGGATTTTGCGCTGGTGGAAGGCCGAGTTGAGCCCAGTCAGACCGCTCCGAGGTTAACCTACAGTGGCATGGCCATTCTGCATCCGCAGCTCTTCGATGGTTGCGAGGCGGGGGCTTTCAAGTTGGCGCCTTTGTTGCGATCGGCCATGGCCCATGACTTGGTCTCGGGTGAGCATTTCCTCGGCCGCTGGGTTGATGTCGGAACCCATGAACGCCTTGCCGAAGTTGAGCGATTGCTTGCGGTGAGTCGCTAG
- a CDS encoding aminoglycoside phosphotransferase family protein, whose protein sequence is MPDQDVRLQHLKVWLDEQLPALFTAQGWGAVPPATLTAASSDASFRRYFRWEGAGRTFIVMDAPPPQENCKPFVDIADLLSKSGINVPKIYAEDLRRGFLLLNDLGRKTYLDVINAQNADELFADAFDTLLAYQQLPMDAPLPSYDVALLRRELELFPQWYVKRHLGIEMDVAQLALWQRASDCLIDSALAQPKVLVHRDYMPRNLMLSEPNPGVLDFQDAVYGPVTYDVTCLFKDAFLSWPEERVQGWLLKYWQDASKVGIPVQETFEEFLRASDLMGVQRHLKVIGIFARICHRDGKPRYLADVPRFFAYIEAVLARRPELAELGALLASLRQPVGAVV, encoded by the coding sequence ATGCCAGATCAAGATGTACGCCTGCAACACCTGAAAGTTTGGCTCGATGAGCAGTTGCCAGCGCTGTTTACAGCTCAAGGTTGGGGCGCCGTACCCCCGGCCACGTTGACTGCGGCCAGTAGTGACGCCAGTTTTCGACGGTATTTCCGTTGGGAGGGTGCCGGACGAACTTTTATTGTCATGGATGCTCCTCCTCCCCAGGAAAACTGCAAACCGTTCGTGGATATCGCCGATTTATTAAGTAAATCAGGAATTAATGTTCCGAAAATTTATGCCGAAGACCTTAGGCGCGGCTTTCTTTTGCTCAACGACCTGGGTCGCAAGACCTATCTCGATGTGATCAATGCGCAAAATGCAGACGAATTGTTCGCCGATGCATTCGACACGTTGTTGGCCTATCAGCAGTTGCCCATGGACGCGCCGCTGCCCAGTTATGACGTTGCATTGCTGCGTCGCGAGCTTGAGTTGTTTCCTCAATGGTACGTAAAGCGTCATCTGGGAATCGAAATGGACGTGGCGCAGTTGGCGTTGTGGCAACGAGCCAGCGACTGCTTGATCGACAGTGCATTAGCGCAGCCCAAGGTATTGGTGCACCGCGACTACATGCCACGCAATTTGATGTTGAGTGAACCTAATCCCGGCGTGCTGGATTTTCAGGACGCGGTCTATGGGCCGGTCACTTACGATGTGACGTGTCTGTTCAAGGATGCATTTCTGAGTTGGCCCGAGGAGCGGGTGCAGGGGTGGCTGCTGAAGTATTGGCAGGACGCGTCGAAGGTGGGTATTCCGGTGCAAGAAACGTTTGAGGAATTTCTGCGGGCCAGCGATTTGATGGGCGTGCAGCGGCATTTGAAGGTGATCGGTATTTTTGCGCGTATTTGCCACCGTGACGGCAAACCCCGCTACCTGGCCGATGTGCCCCGTTTCTTTGCTTATATAGAAGCGGTCCTGGCACGACGACCGGAGTTGGCTGAGCTGGGAGCGCTGTTGGCAAGCCTGCGTCAACCCGTTGGAGCTGTTGTATGA